The following are encoded in a window of Limisphaerales bacterium genomic DNA:
- a CDS encoding pyridoxal phosphate-dependent aminotransferase: MNYRISKRAASLSPSLTLAITAKAKALRAAGEDVIGLGAGEPDFDTPEHIKSAATQALADGFTKYTPAAGTPELRAAVARKFERENNLQYDPQQIIVSCGGKHSCYNVILATCEEGDEVIIPAPYWLSYPEMVTLAGATPVIVETTDTTEFKVTPDQLRAAITDRTRLFILNSPSNPTGSVYTPDEVRALGDVCIEKGVLIMSDEIYEKLLYGDAVFQSVAACSPEHQAHTIIVHGLAKAYSMTGWRIGFTAAPLPIANAISAIQSHSTSNPTSFAQSGAVEALDGPQDHLGVWMTEFSKRRAFAHEQLNAMPGVTCVNAQGAFYLFPNISSTGLKSAEFCERLLSEAKVAAVPGIAFGSDDYLRISYATSMENLEQALSRFAAFTQQVNGEK; the protein is encoded by the coding sequence ATGAACTACCGAATTTCGAAACGTGCTGCATCGCTGTCACCCTCGCTCACGCTCGCCATTACTGCCAAAGCCAAAGCGCTGCGCGCCGCGGGCGAGGATGTGATCGGGCTCGGCGCGGGCGAACCGGATTTTGACACACCCGAGCACATCAAATCTGCCGCCACACAAGCCTTGGCCGACGGATTCACCAAATACACCCCCGCAGCCGGCACGCCTGAATTGCGCGCGGCAGTAGCCCGTAAATTTGAGCGCGAAAACAATCTTCAATACGATCCGCAGCAAATCATCGTTTCCTGTGGCGGCAAGCATTCATGCTATAATGTAATCCTTGCCACCTGCGAGGAAGGTGACGAGGTGATTATCCCTGCGCCTTATTGGCTGAGCTACCCCGAAATGGTCACGCTCGCCGGCGCCACACCGGTGATAGTTGAAACCACTGACACTACCGAATTCAAAGTAACGCCCGATCAACTTCGCGCCGCCATCACGGATCGCACGCGACTGTTTATTTTAAATTCCCCAAGTAACCCGACCGGCAGTGTTTACACACCCGACGAAGTGCGCGCGCTTGGCGATGTGTGCATAGAAAAAGGGGTGCTCATCATGAGCGATGAAATTTATGAAAAACTTCTTTATGGCGATGCCGTCTTCCAAAGCGTCGCCGCATGCTCGCCTGAGCATCAAGCGCACACCATTATCGTACACGGTCTTGCTAAAGCATATTCAATGACCGGCTGGCGGATTGGCTTCACTGCTGCGCCCTTACCGATTGCCAATGCCATCAGTGCCATCCAGAGTCACAGCACCAGCAACCCAACTTCCTTCGCACAATCCGGCGCGGTAGAGGCGCTCGACGGCCCGCAGGATCACCTCGGGGTTTGGATGACCGAGTTTTCCAAACGCCGCGCCTTCGCGCACGAACAGCTCAACGCCATGCCCGGCGTTACTTGCGTGAACGCTCAAGGCGCATTTTACTTGTTCCCAAACATTTCCAGCACCGGCCTGAAATCAGCGGAGTTTTGTGAGCGCCTATTGTCCGAAGCCAAAGTCGCCGCCGTCCCGGGAATTGCCTTTGGCTCTGACGACTATCTCCGCATTAGTTACGCAACCAGCATGGAAAATCTGGAACAAGCACTGAGCCGATTTGCTGCGTTCACCCAGCAAGTGAACGGTGAAAAGTAA